A genomic segment from Meiothermus sp. Pnk-1 encodes:
- the argH gene encoding argininosuccinate lyase, whose product MSQETQRTWGGRFAEAPDRLAQAFNASWTFDQRLALVDIEGSLAHAAMLAKQGILSAEEAETLRRGLLEVRREIEEGRFVWREELEDVHMNIEARLSELVGPVGGKLHTARSRNDQVATDLRLWLRGELEAILGELEALRRVLVQQAERYLEPPLILPGYTHLQRAMPVLLSHWFLAYYEMFSRDAGRIQDALKRLNESPLGAAALAGTGFPIDRHYTARALGFARPMRNSLDAVASRDFALEALSALAIGQLTLSRLAEELVLYTSFEFGFAVLPDAFSTGSSIMPQKKNADVAELIRGKAGRVLGGFVTLATVVKGLPLAYNKDLQEDKEPLFDACDTYRASLKLMAAMLPGLVWKPEPMAKAAESGFSLATELADYLAQQGLPFREAHHVVGRIVRHCAEAGKELRDLELAELQSFHPLFGAEALELTRLETAIHRRRSYGATAPERVREAIEVAKREVGL is encoded by the coding sequence GTGAGTCAAGAGACCCAACGCACCTGGGGCGGGCGCTTTGCCGAGGCCCCCGACCGGCTGGCCCAAGCGTTCAACGCCTCCTGGACCTTCGACCAGCGGCTGGCTTTGGTAGACATCGAAGGCTCGCTGGCCCACGCGGCCATGCTGGCCAAGCAGGGCATCCTCAGCGCCGAGGAGGCCGAGACCCTGCGGCGGGGGCTCTTGGAGGTGCGCCGGGAGATCGAGGAGGGCCGCTTCGTCTGGCGGGAGGAACTCGAGGACGTGCACATGAACATCGAGGCCCGCCTGAGCGAGCTGGTGGGCCCGGTGGGGGGCAAGCTGCACACCGCCCGTAGCCGCAACGACCAGGTTGCCACCGACCTGCGCCTGTGGCTGCGGGGCGAACTCGAGGCAATCCTGGGCGAACTCGAGGCTTTGCGCCGGGTGCTGGTGCAGCAGGCCGAGCGCTACCTCGAGCCCCCCCTCATCCTCCCCGGCTACACCCACCTCCAGCGGGCCATGCCGGTGCTGTTGTCGCACTGGTTTTTGGCCTACTACGAGATGTTCTCCCGCGACGCCGGGCGCATTCAAGACGCCCTAAAGCGCCTCAACGAGTCCCCGCTGGGCGCGGCGGCCCTGGCCGGGACCGGCTTCCCCATCGACCGCCACTACACCGCCCGGGCGCTGGGTTTCGCCCGGCCCATGCGCAACTCCCTCGACGCGGTGGCCAGCCGCGACTTCGCCCTCGAGGCCCTCTCGGCTTTGGCCATCGGCCAGCTCACCCTCTCGCGCTTGGCCGAGGAGCTGGTGCTCTACACCTCCTTCGAGTTCGGCTTCGCGGTGCTCCCCGATGCCTTCAGCACGGGCTCCTCCATCATGCCCCAGAAGAAGAACGCCGACGTCGCCGAGCTGATCCGGGGTAAGGCCGGGCGGGTGCTGGGCGGCTTCGTCACCCTGGCCACGGTGGTCAAGGGTCTGCCGCTGGCTTACAACAAGGACTTGCAGGAGGACAAAGAGCCCCTCTTCGACGCCTGCGACACCTACCGGGCCTCGCTCAAGCTGATGGCCGCCATGCTGCCGGGGCTGGTGTGGAAGCCCGAACCCATGGCCAAAGCGGCGGAGTCGGGTTTCTCGCTGGCGACCGAACTGGCCGACTACCTCGCGCAACAGGGGCTGCCCTTCCGCGAGGCCCACCACGTGGTGGGGCGCATCGTGCGCCACTGCGCCGAGGCGGGCAAGGAGCTGCGCGACCTCGAGCTCGCCGAGCTTCAGTCCTTCCATCCCCTCTTCGGCGCGGAGGCCCTCGAGCTCACCCGGCTCGAGACCGCCATCCACCGACGACGCTCCTACGGCGCGACCGCGCCGGAGCGGGTCCGAGAAGCCATCGAGGTCGCCAAACGCGAGGTTGGACTGTAA
- a CDS encoding GNAT family N-acetyltransferase, which produces MTQIRMAQLEDSEAIAAMIRAAWAGKVAPDSSGHRETSEKVRADLERGYGWVVEQDGKIIATVRLVPHPSERGVGEIKRLGVLAEHRRQGWGPKLMEVLEEEARALGLEELRLAVRHDQYRLVEWYGSLGYTLNPQLVYSAANPLTPPPFVLHKNLEVHP; this is translated from the coding sequence ATGACCCAGATCCGCATGGCCCAACTCGAGGATTCTGAAGCCATCGCCGCGATGATCCGGGCGGCCTGGGCGGGAAAGGTCGCGCCCGACTCGAGCGGCCACCGGGAGACGTCCGAGAAGGTACGGGCCGACCTCGAGAGAGGCTACGGCTGGGTGGTTGAGCAGGATGGGAAGATCATCGCTACGGTGCGCCTGGTTCCCCACCCGTCCGAGCGGGGGGTAGGGGAGATCAAGAGGCTGGGCGTACTTGCGGAGCACCGCAGGCAAGGCTGGGGACCAAAGTTGATGGAAGTATTGGAAGAAGAGGCTCGAGCCCTCGGCCTCGAAGAACTGCGTCTGGCTGTCCGGCACGACCAATACCGCCTCGTCGAGTGGTATGGTTCGCTCGGCTACACGTTGAACCCACAACTGGTTTACAGTGCGGCAAACCCGCTCACCCCGCCGCCGTTCGTGTTGCATAAAAATCTCGAGGTACACCCGTGA
- a CDS encoding argininosuccinate synthase — MKIVLAYSGGLDTSIILKWLIENYNAEVICFTADIGQGEEVEEARLKALRTGASKAYALDLREEFVRDFVFPMFRSGGLYEGYYLLGTSIARPLIAKHLVRIAKEEGAEAIAHGATGKGNDQVRFELTAYALEPSIRVIAPWREWDFVGRPQMIEYAATHGIPVPVTLEKPYSMDANLLHISYEGGVLEDPWAEPPAGMFRLTKDPWEAPNEPELVEIQFEGGDPVAVNGERLSPAELLSRLNAIGGRHGIGRVDLVENRFVGMKSRGVYETPGGTLLYHARRAVESLTLDREVLHQRDQLAIKYAELVYNGFWFAPEREALQAYFDHVSRTVTGTVRFKLYKGNIILAGRRSPLSLYDKSLVSFDEQGGYDQADAGGFIKLNALRLRVRAKAQPKD, encoded by the coding sequence GTGAAGATCGTACTGGCGTATTCGGGCGGGCTGGATACCAGCATCATCTTGAAGTGGCTTATCGAAAACTACAACGCGGAAGTCATCTGCTTCACCGCCGACATCGGGCAGGGCGAGGAGGTCGAGGAGGCCCGGCTCAAGGCGCTCAGGACCGGGGCCAGCAAAGCCTATGCCCTGGACCTGCGCGAGGAGTTCGTGCGGGACTTCGTCTTTCCCATGTTCCGCTCCGGCGGGCTCTACGAGGGCTATTACCTGCTGGGCACCTCCATCGCCCGGCCCCTCATCGCCAAGCACCTGGTGCGCATCGCCAAGGAGGAGGGCGCTGAAGCCATCGCCCACGGCGCGACCGGCAAGGGCAACGACCAGGTGCGCTTCGAGCTCACCGCCTACGCCCTCGAGCCCTCCATCCGGGTGATCGCCCCCTGGCGGGAGTGGGATTTCGTGGGCCGGCCCCAGATGATTGAGTATGCAGCCACGCACGGTATCCCGGTCCCGGTGACGCTGGAGAAGCCGTATTCCATGGACGCCAACCTGCTGCACATCTCCTACGAGGGGGGAGTGCTCGAGGATCCCTGGGCCGAGCCTCCGGCGGGCATGTTCCGCCTCACCAAAGACCCCTGGGAAGCCCCCAACGAGCCTGAACTGGTCGAAATTCAGTTCGAGGGCGGCGACCCGGTGGCGGTCAACGGCGAGCGCCTGAGCCCGGCCGAGCTGCTCTCCCGGCTCAACGCCATCGGCGGGCGGCACGGCATCGGCCGGGTAGACCTGGTGGAAAACCGCTTCGTGGGCATGAAGTCGCGCGGCGTCTACGAGACCCCCGGCGGTACGCTGCTCTACCACGCTCGGCGGGCGGTGGAGAGCCTCACCCTCGACCGCGAGGTGCTGCACCAGCGCGACCAACTGGCCATCAAGTACGCCGAACTGGTCTACAACGGCTTTTGGTTCGCGCCCGAGCGCGAGGCGCTGCAGGCCTACTTCGACCACGTCTCCCGCACCGTCACCGGCACGGTGCGCTTCAAGCTCTACAAGGGCAACATCATCCTGGCCGGGCGCCGTTCGCCCCTTTCGCTCTACGACAAGAGCCTGGTCTCTTTCGACGAGCAGGGCGGCTATGACCAGGCCGACGCCGGGGGCTTCATCAAGCTCAACGCGCTGCGCTTGCGGGTGCGGGCCAAGGCCCAGCCGAAGGATTAG
- a CDS encoding glycerol-3-phosphate acyltransferase encodes MGLLYAALAGYFFGSLPFAYWFGILQHKNLLEEGSGNVGTTNAWRVLGPVPGAMVLVLDVCKGILAVALGEFLAKDATGGLLAGALAVWGHCYSIWLLGKGGKGIATGVGVLFAVQPVILLIALGLFLACAFLTRNRYRAASLAALTLPVLSVAVVPITAYLWFGFGVGIPVAIKNLPDWNRV; translated from the coding sequence ATGGGTTTACTATACGCTGCGCTGGCCGGTTACTTTTTCGGGAGCCTTCCCTTCGCCTACTGGTTTGGGATTTTGCAGCACAAAAACCTGCTCGAGGAGGGCTCAGGCAACGTCGGGACCACCAACGCCTGGCGGGTGCTGGGGCCAGTCCCTGGCGCAATGGTGCTCGTACTAGATGTGTGCAAGGGCATCCTAGCGGTGGCGCTCGGAGAGTTTCTGGCCAAAGACGCCACCGGAGGGCTACTGGCCGGGGCTCTTGCGGTATGGGGGCACTGCTACTCGATCTGGTTACTGGGCAAAGGGGGAAAAGGCATCGCCACCGGGGTGGGGGTGTTGTTCGCGGTTCAACCCGTGATCCTGCTGATCGCGCTGGGGCTATTCCTGGCCTGTGCCTTCTTGACCCGAAACCGCTACCGCGCAGCCAGCCTAGCCGCGTTGACCCTGCCGGTGCTGAGCGTGGCGGTCGTACCCATCACAGCCTACCTGTGGTTTGGCTTCGGGGTGGGGATCCCGGTAGCCATCAAAAACCTGCCGGACTGGAACCGAGTTTAG
- a CDS encoding diguanylate cyclase — translation MSDERLRYRVYTAGLLVGAASLPIIWAFQRGQDPFVRWTYPLFFVAALFWLWALLTRRFPVAYIERQTILGTGLMFLGKYAYYFAFVRHLSAVWNELEATVWVFAFLMILFYLTFDSGTGLRYSVLLVVLAALVGAARLVPDLLQGLHRGEFLGWLRDITRISAMAALLYVFSNAKDQLAQAHQRARELHLLAHTDGLTGLLNRLGAVQALEDRLTIPQPFAVVLVDVDHFKSINDRFGHLIGDEILIEVGARLRDALRERDVVGRWGGEEFLLILEAADIQQALGLVERLRTRLAAQPFLEVGTVTVSLGVAVHQPGESRLDLLRRADEALYAAKRQGRNRAVLSPPREA, via the coding sequence GTGAGCGACGAGCGGCTCAGGTACCGAGTCTACACGGCGGGGCTGCTGGTCGGGGCCGCCTCGCTACCGATAATTTGGGCTTTTCAACGAGGCCAAGATCCCTTCGTGCGCTGGACCTATCCGCTTTTTTTTGTCGCCGCCTTGTTTTGGCTATGGGCTTTGCTCACCCGGCGATTCCCGGTGGCCTATATCGAGCGGCAAACCATTCTGGGAACCGGTTTGATGTTCTTGGGCAAATATGCCTATTACTTCGCTTTTGTTCGCCACCTCTCGGCGGTCTGGAATGAGCTCGAGGCCACGGTCTGGGTCTTCGCTTTCCTGATGATCCTCTTTTACCTGACCTTCGACTCGGGGACCGGGCTGCGCTATAGCGTGCTGCTGGTGGTGCTGGCTGCCCTGGTGGGAGCGGCCCGGCTCGTCCCGGACCTGCTGCAAGGGCTACACCGCGGCGAATTCCTCGGCTGGTTGCGGGATATCACCCGTATAAGCGCGATGGCGGCTTTGCTGTACGTCTTTTCCAACGCCAAAGACCAGCTGGCCCAGGCCCACCAGCGCGCCCGAGAGCTGCATCTGCTGGCCCACACCGACGGCCTGACCGGGTTGCTCAACCGCTTGGGCGCTGTTCAGGCCCTCGAGGACCGCTTGACCATCCCGCAGCCTTTCGCGGTAGTGCTGGTGGACGTGGACCACTTCAAATCTATCAACGACCGCTTCGGGCACCTGATAGGCGATGAAATCTTGATCGAGGTGGGAGCGCGTCTGCGCGATGCGCTGCGCGAAAGGGACGTGGTGGGTCGTTGGGGCGGGGAGGAGTTTTTGCTGATCCTTGAGGCTGCCGATATCCAGCAGGCCCTAGGGCTGGTCGAGCGCTTGCGGACTCGGCTGGCCGCCCAGCCCTTCCTTGAGGTCGGGACGGTGACGGTGAGCCTGGGGGTGGCAGTGCATCAGCCGGGGGAATCCCGGCTGGATTTGCTGCGCCGCGCCGACGAGGCTTTATACGCGGCCAAGCGCCAGGGGCGCAACCGGGCGGTCTTGAGTCCTCCACGAGAAGCTTGA
- the hisD gene encoding histidinol dehydrogenase: protein MIYRSDQVRGRFARRKPFLEDEAALARVRQILREVETEGDAALDRWSERLDGFPAEEIPKRSWREAYEDLSGELRDALETSRERIEAFYAHEPRGGFLEASPEGLLGQLVRPLERVGVYVPGGSAPLISSVLMAAGVARVAGVGEVVVASPPKVHPAILAAAWVAGADRLFAMGGAQAIAALAYGTERVPRVDKIVGPGNRYVILAKREVYGAVGIEALPGPTETLIVADASADARLLAADLLAQAEHGPDSEAWLLSPDPDLLARVEAELHSQLATLPRAEIARQALERSGLVEVGSLEEALELANLYAPEHLCLSVEDPTRWLGRVQNAGGVFLGEHSCEALGDYIAGPSHVMPTAGTARFGGGLAVRDFLKVIPVVGLSSQAAARLALLGARLAREEGLEAHARALDRRRG from the coding sequence ATGATCTATCGCTCTGACCAGGTACGCGGGCGATTCGCCCGCAGAAAACCTTTTCTCGAGGACGAGGCAGCGCTCGCGCGGGTCCGGCAGATTCTCCGGGAAGTCGAGACCGAGGGGGATGCGGCCTTGGACCGCTGGAGCGAGCGCTTGGATGGTTTCCCTGCCGAGGAGATTCCCAAGCGCTCCTGGCGGGAGGCCTACGAGGACCTGAGCGGTGAGCTGCGGGACGCCCTCGAGACCTCGCGCGAGCGGATCGAGGCGTTTTACGCCCATGAACCCCGCGGTGGCTTCTTGGAGGCTAGCCCTGAGGGTCTATTAGGCCAGCTGGTGCGCCCGCTCGAGCGGGTGGGGGTGTACGTCCCCGGCGGGAGCGCCCCCCTTATCTCCTCGGTGCTGATGGCGGCGGGGGTGGCGCGGGTGGCCGGGGTTGGCGAGGTGGTGGTGGCGAGCCCCCCTAAAGTGCATCCGGCCATCCTGGCGGCGGCCTGGGTGGCGGGGGCCGACCGGCTTTTTGCCATGGGCGGCGCCCAGGCCATCGCGGCTTTGGCCTACGGCACCGAGCGGGTTCCGCGGGTGGACAAGATCGTCGGGCCAGGCAACCGCTACGTGATCCTGGCCAAGCGGGAGGTCTACGGGGCGGTGGGGATCGAGGCCCTGCCCGGTCCCACCGAAACCCTGATCGTAGCCGACGCCTCAGCGGATGCCCGGCTGCTGGCCGCCGACCTCTTGGCCCAGGCCGAACACGGCCCCGACTCCGAAGCCTGGCTGCTCTCACCCGATCCTGACCTACTGGCCCGGGTCGAAGCCGAACTCCACAGCCAGCTCGCCACCCTCCCCCGGGCCGAGATCGCCCGCCAGGCCCTCGAGAGAAGCGGGTTGGTGGAGGTGGGGAGCTTGGAGGAGGCGCTCGAGCTGGCCAACCTCTACGCCCCCGAGCACCTCTGCCTCTCGGTGGAAGACCCCACCCGCTGGCTGGGAAGGGTACAAAACGCCGGAGGGGTATTCCTTGGCGAGCATTCCTGCGAGGCGCTGGGCGACTATATCGCCGGACCCAGCCACGTGATGCCCACCGCGGGCACCGCCCGCTTCGGCGGGGGGCTGGCGGTGCGGGATTTCCTCAAGGTGATCCCGGTGGTGGGGCTCTCCTCCCAGGCCGCGGCCCGGCTGGCCCTGCTGGGGGCCCGGTTGGCGCGGGAAGAGGGGCTCGAGGCCCACGCCCGGGCCCTCGACCGTCGGCGCGGGTAA
- a CDS encoding DUF3108 domain-containing protein, producing the protein MVVIPQTLRYSLRFAGQAAGEQRLTLEPLRSGSRLILEATVELPSARFGEPHTRQRWESELDPTGYPRRYRERVEGREARVMEVQFLRDEGLVVVSQGKEDLAIPYVSELHDPLSLILAVARLEIAPGEVRRYGMVGGRVYVERLADQTLELPWGQTSARVFRLRPGLSLLYYDADGYPVRMTQKVGDHVFEAQLLQVQRERPSQPENQEEPRRRQRRRRRR; encoded by the coding sequence ATGGTAGTCATTCCCCAGACGCTGCGCTACAGCCTGCGCTTCGCCGGGCAGGCCGCCGGGGAACAGCGGCTCACCCTCGAGCCGCTGCGCTCGGGTTCGCGGCTCATCCTCGAGGCCACGGTCGAACTGCCCTCGGCCCGTTTCGGCGAGCCCCATACCCGCCAGCGCTGGGAGAGCGAGCTGGACCCCACCGGCTACCCCCGCCGCTACCGCGAGCGGGTCGAAGGGCGCGAGGCGCGGGTGATGGAGGTCCAGTTTTTACGGGATGAGGGCTTGGTGGTGGTCAGCCAGGGCAAGGAGGACCTGGCGATCCCCTACGTGAGCGAACTGCACGACCCCCTCTCGCTGATCCTGGCGGTGGCGCGTCTCGAGATCGCTCCTGGGGAGGTGCGGCGCTACGGCATGGTGGGGGGGCGGGTCTACGTAGAGCGGCTGGCGGACCAGACCCTCGAGCTTCCTTGGGGCCAGACCTCCGCCCGGGTGTTTCGCCTGCGTCCGGGGCTGAGCCTCCTGTACTACGATGCGGACGGCTACCCGGTGCGGATGACGCAGAAGGTCGGCGACCACGTCTTCGAGGCCCAGCTCCTCCAGGTGCAGCGGGAGCGTCCATCCCAACCGGAAAACCAAGAAGAGCCTCGCCGGCGTCAGCGCAGGCGTAGGCGGCGCTGA
- a CDS encoding DUF4900 domain-containing protein: MKSNKGIALVVALLAGALLLTVVLAVVANLSLSTRRVTGDQGPILQAKYAAESGLAFASKRAETMLDQTGFLVQYLKLPAGANLNQYAANFCNTTTGSPGFTNPYAQPLSVQNVTVCTVQANGTVPEGDRWSIFSDNISDAAYTAWNTKYPTRPIDKSTFWTTLFRATTQQQVLSDASGVKSVYQIPQGILEPVQVTAYRQGGSWVFRFEIQPQTVRSVGLLLNSTGQRLAQQVLERQYGNRLALVLLPPSFAQFAQFTDFNATGIGTGSERVWFYDSHLYGGPVHTNDILAFGGGSPWFGGRVSSAGCVRSSATDPCSSKDPNKVYVNPSAPTKTDVASAFPAYAKPQFANDPNSQTNPPAKDVNWNADYIPLPTTDVAQKTAAQNGGIYIDAGETASTAPGGPYGNLNRLKLWAAKDANGTPLDASDWDAANERWKIDKNDTRYQFIEASMDYRGFGRCEDPIQSISLSPSSVNAPTASPATVTVNISRNPNWSGPVYVDAGSTIPSGATIGGLNQSYSGNGTLTVSLPAGFSGGSVQIRAQAKSGAGSPPVQGDTGYYTADLTLNAAPQPYYNLNTASVTVCKGMSATVNISISRQNGHNLPVTLSFTNLPSGISISPANPTIPAGSSSVAVTVSAGATASNGTAKINAFDSNGTPPSNGNSKNLTITVRDKFAPRANNVSINKPTVGTNSGSTTVNLNRCPGYDNPIDITFSGVPTGVTLNPASVNDTTAGSVGISVIVSTLATPGTYTVTGTATSNDGTRQTFTFRITINGPSYTLSAPDLTVLRGANANLTVSISRSNGHNLPIGLSFSGLPSGVSITPPTAANITGNSASFSLSVSNSATPGTYTLTVNGVDTAGLTASDTFKLTIPAPDFALSLSRSQVDLIRGGSPVTLNVSVTPSNGFSGSVNLSFSGLPNGVTVSPASASVNTSGTSTFSLSASSSATLTSGVTVTVTGTGGGLTRSQTFTLTVSGSGGLGWHPRLWQTAALGLGWLTPFTTFALPYPALPNVSVPPPKCAAGKFVNPNYSFTQNAGAKVTYRIDKDGNMSVRLVISFDDSLRSGTGGTITADSGWVQAGKFNGVLYVDNQEPGWDLAVDELTGPDRISGLRDKNGNLIPTTDPRSAPPAIARFQQITIAAQKTIAISGDLKYEDPPCAGAPTKNPDGSVTPAACGNREKMIDPNSPDYKANILGLYSQDGDIRINAGGTDPYGHPVVGTNAPKNVEVHGVLMTSSGRIYANFNRFYNSPDGNPELGDFRLLGGTISKFYGEVGRDTNGDAKPDQGFGRRYTYDVRTQDSGMTPPAFPTFDKGVPPKVQLWDQALNSSKPIAEGGLNGQYSPRSLKPVPGFTRSAKDQ, from the coding sequence ATGAAGAGCAACAAAGGGATCGCGCTAGTGGTAGCACTCCTCGCGGGAGCGCTTTTGCTTACGGTGGTTCTCGCGGTGGTAGCGAATCTCTCTCTTTCCACGCGCCGCGTTACCGGCGATCAAGGACCTATCCTGCAGGCCAAGTACGCCGCTGAATCCGGCTTGGCCTTTGCCAGCAAGCGGGCTGAGACCATGCTAGACCAGACCGGGTTTTTAGTCCAGTACCTGAAATTGCCCGCCGGGGCCAATCTCAACCAGTACGCGGCCAACTTCTGCAACACCACCACCGGAAGCCCTGGCTTCACCAACCCTTACGCCCAACCCCTCAGCGTCCAAAACGTGACCGTGTGCACGGTACAAGCCAACGGTACCGTACCTGAAGGCGACCGTTGGAGCATCTTCAGCGATAACATCTCCGACGCGGCCTACACCGCCTGGAACACCAAATACCCCACCCGGCCCATCGACAAAAGCACCTTCTGGACCACCCTGTTCCGCGCAACTACGCAACAACAAGTGCTCAGCGACGCAAGCGGGGTAAAGTCGGTATATCAGATCCCCCAAGGCATCTTGGAGCCTGTGCAGGTTACTGCCTACAGGCAAGGGGGTAGCTGGGTTTTCCGCTTTGAGATCCAGCCCCAAACCGTCCGTTCAGTCGGGTTGCTCCTTAACAGCACAGGCCAGCGCCTAGCCCAGCAGGTTCTCGAGCGCCAGTACGGCAACCGCTTGGCCTTGGTGCTCCTGCCCCCCAGCTTCGCCCAGTTCGCCCAGTTCACCGACTTCAACGCCACCGGTATAGGCACCGGCAGTGAGCGGGTGTGGTTCTACGATAGCCACCTCTACGGCGGCCCCGTACACACCAACGACATCTTGGCTTTCGGCGGCGGAAGTCCCTGGTTCGGCGGGCGGGTGAGCAGCGCAGGCTGTGTGCGCTCGAGCGCCACCGATCCATGCAGCAGCAAGGACCCAAACAAGGTTTACGTAAACCCCAGCGCCCCCACCAAGACGGACGTCGCCTCGGCCTTCCCGGCCTATGCCAAGCCCCAGTTCGCCAACGACCCCAACAGCCAGACCAACCCGCCAGCCAAAGACGTCAACTGGAATGCCGACTACATCCCCTTGCCCACCACGGACGTAGCGCAGAAAACCGCCGCACAAAACGGGGGCATCTACATCGACGCCGGGGAGACCGCCTCGACAGCCCCCGGCGGCCCCTACGGCAACCTCAACCGCCTGAAGCTCTGGGCGGCCAAGGATGCCAACGGCACCCCCCTGGATGCCTCCGACTGGGACGCGGCCAACGAGCGCTGGAAGATCGACAAAAACGACACCCGTTACCAGTTCATCGAGGCCAGCATGGACTACCGGGGCTTCGGGCGCTGCGAGGATCCCATCCAGAGCATCAGCCTCTCCCCCTCCTCGGTGAACGCCCCGACTGCTAGCCCGGCCACGGTGACGGTCAACATCAGCCGCAACCCCAACTGGAGCGGCCCGGTCTACGTGGACGCGGGCAGCACTATACCGTCGGGAGCCACCATCGGCGGGCTGAACCAGAGCTATAGCGGAAACGGCACCCTGACGGTCAGCCTGCCCGCGGGCTTCAGCGGGGGCAGTGTGCAGATCCGGGCCCAGGCCAAAAGCGGCGCGGGCTCCCCGCCCGTGCAAGGGGATACCGGATACTATACAGCCGACCTAACCTTAAACGCGGCCCCCCAGCCCTACTACAACTTGAACACCGCCTCAGTAACGGTCTGCAAAGGGATGAGCGCCACCGTTAATATCAGCATTTCACGGCAAAACGGGCACAACCTCCCCGTAACCCTGAGCTTCACCAACCTGCCCAGCGGCATCAGCATCAGCCCGGCCAACCCCACCATCCCTGCAGGCTCCAGCAGCGTTGCCGTCACGGTGAGCGCCGGCGCTACGGCCAGCAACGGAACAGCGAAGATCAACGCCTTCGACTCCAATGGCACCCCTCCCAGCAACGGGAACTCCAAGAACTTGACCATCACCGTGCGGGATAAATTCGCCCCCAGGGCAAACAACGTCAGCATCAACAAGCCCACCGTCGGCACCAACTCCGGCAGCACCACGGTAAACCTCAACCGCTGCCCCGGCTACGATAACCCCATCGACATCACCTTCTCCGGGGTGCCGACCGGGGTGACGCTAAACCCTGCATCGGTCAACGACACCACGGCGGGTAGCGTAGGTATAAGCGTTATCGTGAGCACCTTGGCCACCCCCGGCACCTACACCGTCACCGGCACCGCTACGAGCAACGATGGAACCAGGCAAACCTTCACCTTCCGAATTACCATCAACGGCCCCAGCTATACCCTCTCTGCCCCCGACCTGACCGTCCTTCGCGGGGCCAACGCCAACCTCACGGTGAGCATCAGCCGTAGCAATGGCCATAACCTGCCCATCGGCCTGAGCTTCTCCGGCCTGCCCAGCGGGGTCTCCATCACCCCGCCTACCGCAGCGAACATCACCGGGAACTCGGCCTCGTTCAGCCTGAGCGTTTCGAACAGCGCCACCCCCGGTACCTATACCCTCACGGTAAACGGGGTGGACACCGCCGGGCTCACCGCCTCGGATACTTTCAAGCTCACCATCCCCGCACCCGATTTCGCCCTCAGCCTCAGCCGGAGCCAGGTAGACCTCATCCGCGGAGGCAGCCCGGTGACTCTCAACGTCAGCGTCACGCCGAGCAATGGCTTTAGCGGTTCGGTCAACCTCAGCTTTAGCGGCCTACCCAACGGCGTCACGGTGAGCCCAGCGAGCGCCAGCGTCAACACCAGCGGCACCTCCACCTTCAGCCTCTCCGCCAGCAGTTCCGCGACCCTCACCTCCGGCGTCACCGTCACCGTCACCGGTACCGGCGGCGGCCTGACCCGCAGCCAAACCTTCACCCTCACCGTAAGCGGCAGCGGCGGCCTGGGATGGCACCCGCGCCTTTGGCAGACGGCGGCTTTGGGGTTGGGCTGGCTAACCCCCTTCACCACCTTCGCCCTCCCCTACCCAGCCCTGCCCAACGTGAGCGTCCCTCCGCCCAAGTGCGCCGCCGGGAAGTTTGTGAACCCCAACTACAGCTTCACCCAAAATGCCGGGGCCAAGGTCACCTACCGCATCGACAAGGACGGCAACATGAGCGTGCGGCTGGTGATCAGCTTCGATGACTCGCTCCGCAGCGGCACGGGCGGCACCATCACCGCCGACTCGGGCTGGGTACAAGCGGGCAAGTTCAACGGGGTGCTCTACGTAGACAATCAGGAGCCGGGCTGGGACCTGGCCGTTGACGAGCTCACCGGACCCGACCGCATCAGCGGTCTACGGGACAAAAACGGGAACCTCATCCCCACCACCGATCCCCGCTCGGCCCCTCCGGCCATCGCCCGCTTCCAGCAGATCACCATCGCCGCGCAGAAGACCATCGCCATCAGCGGGGACCTCAAGTACGAGGACCCTCCCTGCGCCGGAGCCCCCACCAAGAATCCCGATGGCAGCGTAACCCCGGCGGCGTGCGGCAACCGGGAGAAAATGATCGATCCCAATAGCCCGGACTACAAGGCCAATATCCTGGGTCTCTACTCCCAAGACGGAGATATCCGCATCAACGCCGGCGGAACCGATCCTTACGGCCACCCGGTAGTCGGGACCAATGCGCCCAAGAATGTCGAAGTACACGGGGTGCTGATGACCTCGAGCGGGCGCATCTACGCCAACTTCAACCGCTTCTATAACAGCCCCGATGGCAACCCGGAGCTGGGTGACTTCCGGCTCTTGGGCGGCACCATCAGCAAGTTCTACGGCGAGGTAGGCCGCGACACCAACGGCGACGCCAAGCCCGACCAGGGCTTTGGACGGCGCTACACCTACGACGTCCGCACGCAGGACAGCGGGATGACCCCCCCGGCTTTCCCAACCTTCGATAAAGGCGTTCCTCCCAAGGTCCAACTCTGGGACCAAGCCCTGAACTCGAGCAAACCCATAGCCGAAGGTGGGCTCAACGGACAATACTCTCCCCGCTCGCTCAAACCCGTTCCCGGCTTTACCCGTTCGGCCAAGGATCAGTAG